The genomic window TAGCTCCCTTTTCCCGGAAAATACCTGACTGATTTGATCACAACTTAAATTACAAAGCTGTTGTAGAGTATGTTTTCATATATATATAGTAATAGGCATACAATTTATAAATCTGAACATTTTATGCAAAATCAGACATAAGAATTACCAAAATTAATTCTTATGGCCTCATAAATCAAATTAACCGTTGCTAGCAGAATCACCATGACTTCTCTTTGAATCAAGATGTTTTATTATTTCAATCAGATGATTGCGAGTAAAAGTTCCTTTCTGGAGAATTGAAACTACATTACTTTCAAAAACAGCTTTATTTTCCAGATCCTTGGCCGTATGGATAATTATAGGGATGCCTGCAGTATTACTGTTTTCCCTCAAAGCTGCCATAACATCAAACCCACTTGTAATTGGCATCATCAAATCCAGGATAATGAGGTCCGGAGAATAGGAAAATGTTTTATCGATGGCCTCCTGGCCACCATAGGCAGGTATAACATTATACCCCTCAATATCAAGGAAAGATTTGAGCATTTCTACTGCAGATGGATCATCGTCCACAACAAGTATTGAGGAAGGAGAACCGCAAGGGGCCTCGAGACCATCCAATACAGTCAATAACCTTTCCCTATCAATGGGTTTGGAAATATAAGCGGATATGTCATACTCTCTTTTAATTGCGTTGGCATTAAGGACAGAAACAATAATTACAGGAATACCGGTAGTATCAGAACTTTTTTTCAATTTGCCTAAAACATCCCACCCATTAACCCCGGGCATCATGATATCAAGCAATATCGCGAAAGGTTTTACGACATTCACATAGCGGGATACAAGATACCCACGAGAAAGGGGCAATGCCCTGTAGCCGGCATTGACAACAGTTGAAACAAGCAAATTACGTGACGAGTAGTCATCCTCAACTACCATTACAATAGGTTCCTTATTGCTGGAATTCAGAGGTTTTTCCAAAAGGGGAAAAGGATCAATATCAGTGTTTTCAGGAGTCCTGGGTGTAGAACCAATAAAATATTGACCATCTTCGGTTTCACCGGTTTTTTCATGATCAGCTTCACAGGAAACCTGGCTTAAAGGAATCGTAAAAGTAAAGGTACTGCCTTCTCCCTTTTTGCTTGTCACCCATACATCACCACCATGCATATTCACAAACCTTTTTACAAGGGACAAACCAAGACCTGTCCCTTCATAATTGCGTGAAGAAGATGTATCTTCCTGGGTAAAAGCATCGAATAAAGTATCCTGAGCTTTTTCAGAGATTCCTACCCCGGTATCTGATACCGAAACGTACAATACATCGTTTTCCACATGGGAAAGTAAACACACGTTTCCCCCCTCGGGTGTAAATTTTATTGCATTGCTGAGGAGATTGTAAAGTACCTGCTTGAATTTGCCCTTATCGGCACATATCTCTTCCGAATAATTATGTTCAACTGAAAGAGAAAGAGATTTCTTATTTCCAAGAGGCATAACAAGTTCCACTACTTCTCTGGAAGCCTCATTTAAAGAGAAAGTCTCACATTCAAGCTCCATCTTACCGGCTTCCACTTTTGACAGGTCAAGAATATCATTAATCAGGTTTAAGAGATGTTTGCCGCTTTTGGCAATGTTGGACACATATTTCTTCTGAGGATCATTGAGTTCACCCCTTACTTCTTCCAGCAGGATATCCGAAAATCCAATCACCGAATTCAAGGGTGTTCTCAATTCATGACTCATGTTTGCCAGAAATTCACTCTTGGACCGATTTGCCTGTTCTGCAGCCATTTTTGCATTGTAGAGAGCTTCTTCAATATTTTTTCGCTCTGTCATATTATAGACTACACCCACGATTACAAGATCCCCATTGGATTTTTCAAGTGGGAGAAGGGTTTCTTCGACCTGGTAGCCTTCTATAGTGAATTCAAAATTGCGAGTTTGCCCATCCAGTGCAGCATATAAATGAGGAAGGAGGGTTTCAACCATATCTGCAGGCAATACATCTTCAGGCAGCTTACCTACGAAATCATTTTTATCGAACTTAAATCTATCAAGCATTTTACCCCCTATTGAAATATATCTCAAATCACTGTCATGCAGGACAACTATTCCATTGGGAAAATTAGATATGATCAATTCAAGCTGTTTATCACGTTCCTGTTTTTCTTTTTCTGCACGGTCCCTCTGATAGATTTCCACCTGTAAATTACGGTTCTTACTGTTAATAGCCTGACTGGCCCCACCAAGAGTAACTATTGTGATACCCATCAAAAGAAAGACATACCAATACTGATTAATCACATCGGAAAGAGCGACTTGCCCATAGTTTTCATATGGCCCTATTTTTAATTCTTTCATGGAGTCATGGACTGTGCCATAATCCAGAGGAACAGTCCAGCCTGCATATCCACCTTTTATGGTGGCTTCCGAAAAACGAGGCAATTGAAGCAGGTTCGCAAGCATTTTTTCGGCTACATCCTCAGATACATGAGGACTGCGGGAAAAAGCCCACTGTGGATATAGACGGGTGCTGTGCTTCTGTAAGAAAGGAGAAGCAAAATGATCTCCCTCATATAAACCAGTAGAATGATCCACATTCAAGCACTTGATATCAACAAAAGATATCTTGCCTTCCTTTTTCATAGATTCAAGGATCCCGGTACTAACAATCCCCACATCAACATCCCCGCAAAGCACTGCTTCTACCACTTTGTCCTCTGTACCCCCATAAGTGACATCCATGGCATCTATATCCAATCCTGCATCATTAAATTCTCTCGCAGCTATCCACCATCCCCCAAAGGAATGTTCGTTAACTGCCATTACCGATAAACTTTCAACATCATTAAGAGAATTCACATCTATCCTGTCGTTTTTCGTGAATATGACTGAACCAAAGACAGTGTATGAGCGGCCTCCCCAGGATTCTTTCAAAGTTGCTATCCTCTGGACATTGTGATCGACTTCCAGCTCAACATATACCAGTGGGTTTGTGATAAGGAAATCAATTTGTTCATTAGCTATTTCAGAAGGCATCTGTTCAAAATCCATGGGGACAAGCACCACATCCCTTTCCGGGAAACCAGCATCCAGATAATCTATAGTAGGCCCCCATCTCTCCATTGCAGCTTCATCTCCCCTATTTGCAAGCACCCCAATCCTGAGCTGATCATCGGAAGCAGAAACTACAATAATGCAAGTCAAAATAAGAAATAATAAGGTGATAGACATACATAAGTACCTGGATATTGGTTTCATGGGTTAATATATAGAAAAATTATCTCATATAAATATAACCAACTGAATTTGTATTCAAAGACGGAGAATACATATAAAAGTCTCAATATTATCAATATAAAGCAGCAATAATGAAAAACCGAAAGAGTTAGAAGAAGATAACTATCTTTAACAGAGCATCTAAAATTTAAGTTTACAGGAAAAGCTATGGACAAACTTTTAATACTCCAACACGACCCATATGAACTAAAGGAGAAAATATGGCAAGATCCGCACAACGTTCCAGTCTGAAAAAAATACCCCAGGAATCAATCGAGGCAAAAGAAGCTACTGCAGAGATTGTAATTTTGCAACCTATTGGTTATCCCCTCTGTGGAATTATTGAAGAATACCCACGCATCGAAGAACCCGAACTTTTCGAATGTTATGCAAGAATGCAATGGAATGGTTACATTGCCCGAAAAAACGATTACCTCTTTGATCACCGAATGTTCCCTGATTTTGCATACAGGATCCAGGAAGTAAGACCCGAAGCTACAATAATAGGCCAATCCACAACAATTGTAGTAAATCAGGAAGAGAAAGAAAAAACGGATATCGAATACCCCGTGGAAATTGCATTTGATGATATCGTCGGACAGGTTAAAGCAAAACGCAAATGTAAACTCATCGAGCGATATCTGGAAGAGCCCGAAAGGTTTGGCAAATGGGCACCCCGCAATATCCTTTTTCATGGACCATCAGGTACAGGAAAGACCATGGTCGCAAAAGCCCTTGCAAATAAAACTGAGGTGGCATTCCTCCCGATCAAGGCCACACAACTTATAGGAGAGTTTGTAGGTGAAGGATCCCGGCAGATACACCAGTTGTATGAAAGAGCTGCTGAAATTGCACCCAGCATTATTTTCATAGACGAACTGGATGCCATTGCCCTTGACAGGCGATACCAGGAACTCAGAGGCGATGTCGCCGAGATCGTCAACGCCCTGCTCACTGAAATGGACGGCATCAACCAAAGAGAAGGAGTATGCACCATCTGTGCCACAAACAGGACAGCAGTACTCGACGGCGCAGTGAGGAGCCGTTTTGAAGAAGAGATAGAATTTGTACTCCCCGACAAAGAGGAAAGAAAAGAAATAATAGAGCTCAATCTACAGACATTTCCCATAAAAGCTGAAGCTAACGTGGGCGAACTTGCAAAATTGACCAACGGTCTTTCGGGAAGGGACATTGTGGAAAAAGTCCTCAAAAGTGCTCTCCACCATGCAATAATGGATGATATGGAAAAAGTTGAAGCACATTATTTTGAAAAAGCTGCATCCGGGTTGCAGAAAAAGGAAACAAATACCCATCTTTACGCCTGAGAAGAGGTGAAAAAATGACAGAAATAGAAGAATCAGACAGGTTCGAGTGCAAAGTTGTCAACATAATAAACAACCTGAAGTGGAAAGGAGTAATGGTTAAAGAGATAAAAAGTGGAGGGAATGTTTATTTTGCCCGCACTGATCCGAAGAGGGATTTGAAAGCCGGAGATACCCTATACCTGGGAGTCAGAGAATTACCAAGCCAGATGGAAGAGATGCAGGCCGAAGTTACCCTTTACGACAAAAATGATGAGAAAATCGATTGGACCTTCATTTAAAGGCCCAGGAAAACTGCCCTATTATTCCCCATAGAGAACTTCAAATTCCATCAGGTCATCTGCCACACAGGTATTTTCGAAAACTTCTTTTGCCTCCTCCAGAAGTACTGAGGAATCGTCAGTATACCTCGAGCTGATATGAGTCAGGATGAGCCGCTTTACCTTTGCTTTTTGTGCCGCCTCGGCAGCCTCTTTTGCTGTCGAATGCAATGATTCATGGGCCCAATCCGCTTTTTCCTGTGCAAGTGTCCCATCATGAATTAATACATCAGCGTTTTTACTTGCCCTAATAATTGCCTCACATGGACGAGTATCACCAGTATAGATAAGTTTACGCCCTTTGCGGCAGGGACCTATCACTTCATTCGGTTGGACTAGCCTGCCATTTACTTCTACCGGTTCCCCTTTTTGGAGACGGGAAAATAGTGGGCCTATGGGTACACCCAGCTCTTCAGCACGACGACGGTCAAATCTGCCCGGGCGCTCATTTTCTACAAGAGCATAGGCAAGGGAAGGGACACTGTGCTCACTTGCAATGGCATTTATCGCATAACCCTCCCGAAAGACAGTATCCCCGGCTTTGAGAGGTACTGCCTTGACCTCAAAATTCAATCTGCTGTAGCCAAGCAATGATACCAATTTTACAAATTGTTCCACCCAGGCAGGACCGTATATAGTCAGTGGAGCATCCCTGCCGTGGAAAGAAAGAGTTTGCAAAAGGCCCGGGATTCCCAGAACATGGTCTGCATGAAAATGTGTAATGAATATAGAGGAAAGGGACATCATGCCCGTCCTGGCACGCATCATTTGTTGCTGAGTACCCTCCCCACAGTCAAAAAGGAGCAACTCCCCATCCCTGTTAACCAGAATAGAAGAGGGATTCCTGTTCACAGTTGGGAGAGCTCCCCCAGTACCAAGGAACACTACACGAAGCATAATAAATATCATAAGTAAAAGCATTATTTATGATTATCCAAACTCGTGAGAAGTCTATATTCGAAAGGTTCATATACAATATTACAATTAATGAACTCTCCTAATAGCAAAGCTTAGTATTATACTTAAATCACAAAACAGAGGTTCCAATCATGATATCCCAGGGAAGATCAAAGAGAACGGCCACATCTGCCAAGAGAAAAACAGCACGCGGAAAAAGGAAATATGAAATCGGCAGTGAACCTGCAGAAACACATGTCGCGGAAACAAGAAGGAAATCTGTAAAGACCAGGGGCGGCTCCCACAAAATAAAGCTTCTCCAGGAAAAAATTGCCAATGTCACAGATCCCTCTACCGGCAAGACAGTAGCCACAACAATCGAGAATGTTACCGACAACGAAGCCAACGAGCACTATGTCAGGCGTAACATACTCACAAAGGGAAGCATCATCAAGACCGAACTTGGAGATGCCAGGATCACCAGTCGTCCGGGCCAGGATGGCGTTGTCAACGCAATACTTACACAATAAATAAAAAATACAGGTGGTTCAAAGAGCATGGACAGGAAAACAAGGGACATATTGGAGATTCTGGAAAATGATGCCAGATCAAGCTATGAGGACATCTCCGCCCTTGTTGACATGACCCCGGAAGAAGTCCAGAAGCGAATCCATCAGCTTGAAAAAGCAAAGATAATCCGCAAATATAAAACAGTGATTGACTGGGAACTTGCCGGGGAAGATTATGTCTATGCGATCATTGAACTGAAGGTAACACTGGAACGCAAGCAGGGATACCAGGGTATCGCAGAAAGACTGTACCGATTCCCAGAAGTGCGTTCTGTCAGACTGCTTTCAGGAGAACATGACATAGCCCTTACGGTCCGTGGCAAATCCATGAAGCAGGTCGCTTTTTTTGTTGCAGAGAAAATAGCCACCCTGGAACAGGTGCATAATACTGCCACCCATTTCGTACTCAAGACATACAAAGAAGACGGGTTGATTATGGAAGAGCCCGAACATGTAAAACGTCTGCCAGTTTCCCCCTAAAGGAGGTATGAAAACTGACAGAAACTTCACGCTTTGTAGCCAGTTATCTGGACAGGGTTCCCCCTTCGGGAATCCGCCGCTTTTTTGACATGGTCTCCGACAATGAGGACGTAATATCCCTCGGAGTTGGAGAACCTGATTATATTACTCCCTGGCACATCCGGGAAGCCTGCATTCATTCACTGGAACAGGGAGAAACATCCTATACATCCAACTATGGACTTGTAGAACTCAGAGACGAAATATCCAGGACCTATACCCAGAAGCAAGGACTGTACTATGACCCCACATCCGAAATACTGGTGACATCTGGGGTAAGTGAGGCACTGGACCTGGCGGTACGTGCTATCACCGATCCGGGTGACGAGATAATAATTGTGGAACCCTCTTACGTTGCCTATGCACCGGCAATCATTTTTGCGGGAGGATACCCGGTTTCTGTACAAACATGCAGGGAAGACAAATTCAAACTTACTTCCGAAAACCTGAAAAAGGCGATCACTCCTAAAACCAAAGCCATCCTGCTCAATTATCCAAACAATCCCACCGGGGCCGTGATGGATAAAAAGGAACTGGAACCCATCGCAGACATTGTGGAAGAGCATGATATAATGGTCATCTCAGATGAAGTCTATGAGAGAATGACCTATGACACACAGCATACATGTTTTGCCTCCCTTGATGGTATGAGGGAACGCACCATAGTCCTCAACGGATTTTCCAAGGCATATTCGATGACCGGTTTTAGAATGGCCTATGCACTCGCCCCGGCACCGGTGTTATCAGCCATGATGCGCATACACCAGTATAGCATGCTTTGTGCCCCTATAACTGCACAGGTAGGAGCGATCGAGGCCCTCAAGAATGGTGAGGAAGAAGTGGAGAAAATGGTCAATGAATATAACCGGCGCCGCAGACTTATTGTCAAAGGATTCAATAATATAGGCCTGGACTGCTTCAACCCGGGCGGAGCTTTTTACGCATTCCCATCTGTTGCATCCACAGGCCTGACATCGGAACAATTTGCCGAAAGGCTGCTTGAACAGCAACAGGTTGTTACCATACCAGGAGATGTATTCGGCAGGGCAGGAAATGGATACCTCAGATGTGCCTATGCGGCCTCCAGGGAAGACATCAAGGAAGCTCTTGAGAGAATCGAGACTTTCATATCAAACATCTAAAAACGGGCCCGCAAAGTGATTATGAAGGGAAATCACTTCCCATCACTTTTCTTATCTTTCACGTAAATCAACCGGTTATTGCTGGAATTATCCGCCCGGACTTCATCGATATCAAAAAGATCTATTGCCCGGAAAATGTCCCACATTTTTTTGTAACCATAATTACGAGGATCAAAATCCGGCTGTTTCTGCACAAGATTGCTTCCCACATTGCCCAGGAAGGCCCATCCACTTTCTTCAGCTGAATCTTCTACAGCATCCCTTAGCATTTTAACTAGCTTGCTGTCACCTTTGAGGCGGTTAGTATCCCATTTTCCCGGGGCCTGCATTGGTGACTCAGATACTGTGCCTACTACATCTTCCTCTTTACGCAGGTTTTCCGTATATATGAACTTGTCACAAGCCGCAATAAAGGGTTTTGGAGTCTTGATTTCTCCGAAACCATAGACCTTGCGACCTGATTCCCTGATCCGGGATGAAAGACGTGTGAAATCACTGTCACTTGAAACAATACAGAAACCATCCAGGGGCTCGGAATAAAGCAGGTCCATCGCATCGATAATAAGGGAGCTATCGGTAGCATTTTTGCCGTAAGTATAGCTGAATTGCTGTATCGGCTGGATGGAATGTTCCAGGAGGCTGTCCTTCCAGTTTTTCAGATTGGGACGCGTCCAGTCACCGTAAATCCGTTTTACGCTTGCGATCCCGTATTTGGCTATTTCCGAAAAAAGTCCCTCCACTATGGAAGGTTGTGCATTGTCAGCATCGATAAGTACTGCCAGTTTCTTCTGTACTGCATCGGTCTCCATTAATATTCCCCAAAAACATAGTGTGAAATCCAGAGCACATCAATCTAATAAATAACCTACTGGGTTAATAAATATAACGAGTTCATATCGGTTTGTACTGTCGAACCTAACTAAATTCAGACATCAACAAACCATTCCCTAACCATATAAACAGAAATCCCGGCAAACAAAGCCAATAAACCCGCAAGCAAGAAAACAGTTTGCAGCCCAAAATAAAAGTAAACCATCCCCATCAGGGCAGGAGACAAACTCATTCCCACATATTTTGTGGAATTGTGAATGGAAAGTACACCCCCTCGCACCTGAGGCGGGGATATGTGAACTATCATCCCGTCTATGACCGTCTGGGAAAGGCCATACCCACAGCCAAAAATGAACATAAGGGCAAAGACAGGGAGCACAGAGTCCACCTGTGTCAGCAACAATATAGCAACACTTACAAGGAAAAAGCCAATACCTATCATTGAAA from Methanohalophilus halophilus includes these protein-coding regions:
- a CDS encoding PhnD/SsuA/transferrin family substrate-binding protein → MTCIIVVSASDDQLRIGVLANRGDEAAMERWGPTIDYLDAGFPERDVVLVPMDFEQMPSEIANEQIDFLITNPLVYVELEVDHNVQRIATLKESWGGRSYTVFGSVIFTKNDRIDVNSLNDVESLSVMAVNEHSFGGWWIAAREFNDAGLDIDAMDVTYGGTEDKVVEAVLCGDVDVGIVSTGILESMKKEGKISFVDIKCLNVDHSTGLYEGDHFASPFLQKHSTRLYPQWAFSRSPHVSEDVAEKMLANLLQLPRFSEATIKGGYAGWTVPLDYGTVHDSMKELKIGPYENYGQVALSDVINQYWYVFLLMGITIVTLGGASQAINSKNRNLQVEIYQRDRAEKEKQERDKQLELIISNFPNGIVVLHDSDLRYISIGGKMLDRFKFDKNDFVGKLPEDVLPADMVETLLPHLYAALDGQTRNFEFTIEGYQVEETLLPLEKSNGDLVIVGVVYNMTERKNIEEALYNAKMAAEQANRSKSEFLANMSHELRTPLNSVIGFSDILLEEVRGELNDPQKKYVSNIAKSGKHLLNLINDILDLSKVEAGKMELECETFSLNEASREVVELVMPLGNKKSLSLSVEHNYSEEICADKGKFKQVLYNLLSNAIKFTPEGGNVCLLSHVENDVLYVSVSDTGVGISEKAQDTLFDAFTQEDTSSSRNYEGTGLGLSLVKRFVNMHGGDVWVTSKKGEGSTFTFTIPLSQVSCEADHEKTGETEDGQYFIGSTPRTPENTDIDPFPLLEKPLNSSNKEPIVMVVEDDYSSRNLLVSTVVNAGYRALPLSRGYLVSRYVNVVKPFAILLDIMMPGVNGWDVLGKLKKSSDTTGIPVIIVSVLNANAIKREYDISAYISKPIDRERLLTVLDGLEAPCGSPSSILVVDDDPSAVEMLKSFLDIEGYNVIPAYGGQEAIDKTFSYSPDLIILDLMMPITSGFDVMAALRENSNTAGIPIIIHTAKDLENKAVFESNVVSILQKGTFTRNHLIEIIKHLDSKRSHGDSASNG
- a CDS encoding AAA family ATPase, whose translation is MARSAQRSSLKKIPQESIEAKEATAEIVILQPIGYPLCGIIEEYPRIEEPELFECYARMQWNGYIARKNDYLFDHRMFPDFAYRIQEVRPEATIIGQSTTIVVNQEEKEKTDIEYPVEIAFDDIVGQVKAKRKCKLIERYLEEPERFGKWAPRNILFHGPSGTGKTMVAKALANKTEVAFLPIKATQLIGEFVGEGSRQIHQLYERAAEIAPSIIFIDELDAIALDRRYQELRGDVAEIVNALLTEMDGINQREGVCTICATNRTAVLDGAVRSRFEEEIEFVLPDKEERKEIIELNLQTFPIKAEANVGELAKLTNGLSGRDIVEKVLKSALHHAIMDDMEKVEAHYFEKAASGLQKKETNTHLYA
- the rnz gene encoding ribonuclease Z, with translation MLRVVFLGTGGALPTVNRNPSSILVNRDGELLLFDCGEGTQQQMMRARTGMMSLSSIFITHFHADHVLGIPGLLQTLSFHGRDAPLTIYGPAWVEQFVKLVSLLGYSRLNFEVKAVPLKAGDTVFREGYAINAIASEHSVPSLAYALVENERPGRFDRRRAEELGVPIGPLFSRLQKGEPVEVNGRLVQPNEVIGPCRKGRKLIYTGDTRPCEAIIRASKNADVLIHDGTLAQEKADWAHESLHSTAKEAAEAAQKAKVKRLILTHISSRYTDDSSVLLEEAKEVFENTCVADDLMEFEVLYGE
- a CDS encoding 30S ribosomal protein S8e, coding for MISQGRSKRTATSAKRKTARGKRKYEIGSEPAETHVAETRRKSVKTRGGSHKIKLLQEKIANVTDPSTGKTVATTIENVTDNEANEHYVRRNILTKGSIIKTELGDARITSRPGQDGVVNAILTQ
- a CDS encoding Lrp/AsnC family transcriptional regulator, translated to MDRKTRDILEILENDARSSYEDISALVDMTPEEVQKRIHQLEKAKIIRKYKTVIDWELAGEDYVYAIIELKVTLERKQGYQGIAERLYRFPEVRSVRLLSGEHDIALTVRGKSMKQVAFFVAEKIATLEQVHNTATHFVLKTYKEDGLIMEEPEHVKRLPVSP
- a CDS encoding aminotransferase class I/II-fold pyridoxal phosphate-dependent enzyme, with the protein product MVSDNEDVISLGVGEPDYITPWHIREACIHSLEQGETSYTSNYGLVELRDEISRTYTQKQGLYYDPTSEILVTSGVSEALDLAVRAITDPGDEIIIVEPSYVAYAPAIIFAGGYPVSVQTCREDKFKLTSENLKKAITPKTKAILLNYPNNPTGAVMDKKELEPIADIVEEHDIMVISDEVYERMTYDTQHTCFASLDGMRERTIVLNGFSKAYSMTGFRMAYALAPAPVLSAMMRIHQYSMLCAPITAQVGAIEALKNGEEEVEKMVNEYNRRRRLIVKGFNNIGLDCFNPGGAFYAFPSVASTGLTSEQFAERLLEQQQVVTIPGDVFGRAGNGYLRCAYAASREDIKEALERIETFISNI
- a CDS encoding NYN domain-containing protein; this encodes METDAVQKKLAVLIDADNAQPSIVEGLFSEIAKYGIASVKRIYGDWTRPNLKNWKDSLLEHSIQPIQQFSYTYGKNATDSSLIIDAMDLLYSEPLDGFCIVSSDSDFTRLSSRIRESGRKVYGFGEIKTPKPFIAACDKFIYTENLRKEEDVVGTVSESPMQAPGKWDTNRLKGDSKLVKMLRDAVEDSAEESGWAFLGNVGSNLVQKQPDFDPRNYGYKKMWDIFRAIDLFDIDEVRADNSSNNRLIYVKDKKSDGK